The following proteins are encoded in a genomic region of Pseudostreptobacillus hongkongensis:
- the rpsG gene encoding 30S ribosomal protein S7, protein MSRRNQAKKRDVLPDSKFNDVIVTKFINGLMLDGKKSVAENIFYSALEEIEKETNESGYEIFKKAMENVKPSVEVRSRRIGGATYQVPVEVRKERQQTLAIRWIVKYTRERKEYGMILKLKKELIAAANNEGGSIKKKDDTYKMAEANRAFAHYKW, encoded by the coding sequence GTGTCAAGAAGAAATCAAGCTAAAAAAAGAGATGTTTTACCTGATTCTAAATTTAATGATGTAATCGTAACTAAATTTATCAATGGATTAATGTTAGATGGTAAAAAATCAGTTGCTGAAAACATTTTCTATTCAGCATTAGAAGAAATCGAAAAAGAAACAAATGAATCAGGATATGAAATATTCAAAAAAGCAATGGAAAACGTAAAACCTTCAGTAGAAGTTAGATCAAGAAGAATTGGAGGGGCTACATACCAAGTTCCAGTAGAAGTTAGAAAAGAAAGACAACAAACTTTAGCTATTAGATGGATAGTTAAATATACAAGAGAAAGAAAAGAATACGGAATGATTCTTAAATTGAAAAAAGAATTAATTGCAGCTGCTAATAATGAAGGTGGATCAATTAAGAAAAAAGACGATACATATAAAATGGCAGAAGCGAATAGAGCATTCGCTCATTACAAATGGTAG